From the genome of Silurus meridionalis isolate SWU-2019-XX chromosome 12, ASM1480568v1, whole genome shotgun sequence, one region includes:
- the dhrs13b.2 gene encoding tapasin isoform X2: MITSFGGLFLALFSGICGTQSVYDVQWLPCQFQDETVQINDEGIKEVKFHYRSAGLQFGNSGDSPINPNAITFLVTTSKLDMRRYVQGGEESLECEIQRYNTKQIVMRWPGFGAQEHDVWFTCIFRHSQGSFKLTTFLRHTPAQEGFHEKIQIGDRQLLTTSAAMVVLTRTPVIHVRLMEKQTLHCQFAVDHKQADVTVEWVFQRRGERTKLFSYSSRTGKSEGSGVSMKTIAAGDASLKLPLTRQTSEGTYACSVFIPPLHTNTDIILNIQEPPRVSLNVGQTLSLTLGEEQKVVCETQGYYPLDVTIEWLREPVGSGLVPEVLKNILYSSHRHHQDGTYSLSAFFLLQPGLEYSGYKYTCRVQHQSLGTPIRKSFTLIVTEQDSTLWYFSVFGFIIIMLGILIWLVPQFISARREAAHKMY, from the exons ATGATTACTTCTTTTGGTGGACTTTTCCTTGCTTTATTTTCAG GTATATGTGGAACTCAGTCTGTTTATGATGTCCAGTGGCTGCCATGTCAATTTCAAGATGAGACGGTACAAATAAATGATGAGGGGATTAAGGAGGTCAAGTTTCACTATCGGAGTGCTGGCCTGCAGTTTGGAAATTCAGGAGACAGCCCCATAAATCCCAATGCTATCACCTTCCTTGTCACGA catcaaaGTTGGATATGAGGCGTTATGTACAAGGTGGTGAGGAATCGCTGGAATGTGAGATTCAGCGATATAACACTAAACAAATTGTAATGCGCTGGCCTGGTTTTGGTGCACAGGAACATGATGTCTGGTTCACCTGTATTTTCCGTCATAGTCAGGGCTCGTTTAAACTCACCACCTTCCTCAGACATACACCTGCACAGGAAGGTTTTCATGAGAAGATTCAAATTGGAGACAGACAGCTTCTGACCACCTCAG CTGCAATGGTTGTCCTGACACGTACGCCTGTCATTCACGTAAGACTCATGGAGAAGCAGACGCTGCATTGTCAGTTTGCTGTGGATCACAAACAGGCAGATGTGACGGTAGAGTGGGTTTTCCAGAGACGTGGAGAGCGCACAAAACTTTTTAGTTACTCAAGCCGCACAGGCAAGAGCGAAGGCAGTGGAGTGTCCATGAAAACAATTGCGGCAGGAGATGCCTCTCTGAAACTACCACTCACCAGGCAGACTAGCGAAGGCACTTACGCATGTTCTGTGTTCATCCCACCACTTCACACCAACACTGACATTATCCTCAACATTCAAG AACCACCTCGTGTTTCACTGAACGTTGGCCAAACCTTGTCTTTAACTCTGGgtgaggagcagaaggtggtgTGTGAAACTCAGGGCTACTACCCGCTCGATGTGACCATCGAGTGGCTGCGAGAGCCAGTGGGTTCAGGCCTCGTCCCTGAGGTTCTGAAGAACATTCTGTACTCCAGCCATCGACACCATCAAGATGGTACATATTCGCTCTCAGCTTTCTTCCTGCTTCAGCCTGGACTAGAGTACTCTGGGTACAAGTACACATGCCGGGTGCAACATCAGTCCTTGGGCACGCCAATCCGCAAGAGCTTCACACTCATTGTGACAG AGCAAGATTCAACACTGTGGTACTTCTCTGTGTTTggattcatcatcatcatgctagGAATTCTCATATGGCTGGTACCTCAGTTTATTTCTG CAAGAAGAGAAGCAGCACACAAG ATGTATTGA
- the dhrs13b.2 gene encoding tapasin isoform X1, with the protein MITSFGGLFLALFSAGICGTQSVYDVQWLPCQFQDETVQINDEGIKEVKFHYRSAGLQFGNSGDSPINPNAITFLVTTSKLDMRRYVQGGEESLECEIQRYNTKQIVMRWPGFGAQEHDVWFTCIFRHSQGSFKLTTFLRHTPAQEGFHEKIQIGDRQLLTTSAAMVVLTRTPVIHVRLMEKQTLHCQFAVDHKQADVTVEWVFQRRGERTKLFSYSSRTGKSEGSGVSMKTIAAGDASLKLPLTRQTSEGTYACSVFIPPLHTNTDIILNIQEPPRVSLNVGQTLSLTLGEEQKVVCETQGYYPLDVTIEWLREPVGSGLVPEVLKNILYSSHRHHQDGTYSLSAFFLLQPGLEYSGYKYTCRVQHQSLGTPIRKSFTLIVTEQDSTLWYFSVFGFIIIMLGILIWLVPQFISARREAAHKMY; encoded by the exons ATGATTACTTCTTTTGGTGGACTTTTCCTTGCTTTATTTTCAG CAGGTATATGTGGAACTCAGTCTGTTTATGATGTCCAGTGGCTGCCATGTCAATTTCAAGATGAGACGGTACAAATAAATGATGAGGGGATTAAGGAGGTCAAGTTTCACTATCGGAGTGCTGGCCTGCAGTTTGGAAATTCAGGAGACAGCCCCATAAATCCCAATGCTATCACCTTCCTTGTCACGA catcaaaGTTGGATATGAGGCGTTATGTACAAGGTGGTGAGGAATCGCTGGAATGTGAGATTCAGCGATATAACACTAAACAAATTGTAATGCGCTGGCCTGGTTTTGGTGCACAGGAACATGATGTCTGGTTCACCTGTATTTTCCGTCATAGTCAGGGCTCGTTTAAACTCACCACCTTCCTCAGACATACACCTGCACAGGAAGGTTTTCATGAGAAGATTCAAATTGGAGACAGACAGCTTCTGACCACCTCAG CTGCAATGGTTGTCCTGACACGTACGCCTGTCATTCACGTAAGACTCATGGAGAAGCAGACGCTGCATTGTCAGTTTGCTGTGGATCACAAACAGGCAGATGTGACGGTAGAGTGGGTTTTCCAGAGACGTGGAGAGCGCACAAAACTTTTTAGTTACTCAAGCCGCACAGGCAAGAGCGAAGGCAGTGGAGTGTCCATGAAAACAATTGCGGCAGGAGATGCCTCTCTGAAACTACCACTCACCAGGCAGACTAGCGAAGGCACTTACGCATGTTCTGTGTTCATCCCACCACTTCACACCAACACTGACATTATCCTCAACATTCAAG AACCACCTCGTGTTTCACTGAACGTTGGCCAAACCTTGTCTTTAACTCTGGgtgaggagcagaaggtggtgTGTGAAACTCAGGGCTACTACCCGCTCGATGTGACCATCGAGTGGCTGCGAGAGCCAGTGGGTTCAGGCCTCGTCCCTGAGGTTCTGAAGAACATTCTGTACTCCAGCCATCGACACCATCAAGATGGTACATATTCGCTCTCAGCTTTCTTCCTGCTTCAGCCTGGACTAGAGTACTCTGGGTACAAGTACACATGCCGGGTGCAACATCAGTCCTTGGGCACGCCAATCCGCAAGAGCTTCACACTCATTGTGACAG AGCAAGATTCAACACTGTGGTACTTCTCTGTGTTTggattcatcatcatcatgctagGAATTCTCATATGGCTGGTACCTCAGTTTATTTCTG CAAGAAGAGAAGCAGCACACAAG ATGTATTGA